The following coding sequences lie in one Primulina huaijiensis isolate GDHJ02 chromosome 2, ASM1229523v2, whole genome shotgun sequence genomic window:
- the LOC140961784 gene encoding protein MEI2-like 7, with amino-acid sequence MIFELSKPLNPEAGEWRPTKILQYDRRPNITGQILRSIMYTPHLQSSAVSEPVVAYPADMAPYSAYFHCYPAYYDQRVWYYLPPSGPLDDGFCERVTKPFVNGDKESDGKQKVDEVDVMKEAARTNFPPRFRRHGRPFCFLKKSQSKLDWRPRKLVRFKTEILGDDQSLPSSEPKTRSNSPVPNTTVMIKNIPNQLRRDYMLNFLDHYCSNFSLEYDFLYLPMDFRKWGNLGYGFVNFTTAVAAVKFMEILQNFKWESFQTERGSFTSKKICEITWAKIQGKEGYVRRFQHYNFACDQLEFLPVLLDPPRNGLDPNPHPPVILGNLMPPRFLRKKQ; translated from the exons ATGATCTTCGAACTTTCAAAACCATTGAACCCTGAGGCCGGAGAATGGAGGCCCACCAAAATCTTACAATATGATCGAAGACCTAATATTACTGGCCAAATTCTCCGTAGCATTATGTATACACCGCATTTGCAGTCATCTGCAGTCTCAGAGCCGGTGGTGGCATATCCTGCTGATATGGCACCATATTCTGCTTATTTTCATTGTTACCCGGCGTACTATGATCAGCGTGTATGGTATTATCTACCTCCTTCGGGTCCTCTtgacgatggattttgtgaGAGGGTGACGAAACCCTTCGTTAATGGTGATAAGGAGAGTGATGGAAAGCAGAAGGTGGACGAAGTTGATGTGATGAAAGAGGCTGCTAGGACGAATTTCCCCCCTCGGTTCAGAAGGCATGGAAGGCCATTCTGTTTCCTCAAGAAATCGCAGTCGAAACTAGATTGGAGGCCCAGGAAGTTGGTTAGGTTCAAGACCGAGATACTCGGCGATGACCAGTCGTTGCCGTCATCGGAGCCAAAAACCAGAAGCAATTCACCAGTACCGAATACCACTGTAATGATAAAGAACATTCCCAACCAGCTGAG GAGAGATTATATGTTAAACTTTCTGGATCATTACTGCTCTAATTTCTCCCTGGAGTATGATTTCCTGTATCTGCCAATGGATTTCCG GAAGTGGGGTAACTTGGGATATGGTTTTGTCAACTTCACAACTGCTGTTGCTGCCGTGAAATTCATGGAGATTCTGCAAAATTTCAAGTGGGAAAGCTTTCAAACCGAAAGGGGATCCTTCACTTCCAAGAAAATTTGCGAAATTACATGGGCAAAAATCCAG GGCAAGGAGGGATATGTTAGGAGGTTTCAGCACTACAATTTTGCCTGTGACCAACTGGAGTTTCTGCCAGTGTTACTGGATCCGCCAAGGAACGGGTTGGATCCAAATCCTCACCCACCTGTGATTCTTGGTAACTTAATGCCACCCCGGTTTCTGAGGAAGAAACAGTGA
- the LOC140971642 gene encoding uncharacterized protein has translation MMPDEGGVIISVYMETSSKLGSQQNNDHHDHIKKFNPNAFSGFKTRIFRTQRGYDRRAQLIAYAQELRRGNAQQIQWPSENAKTKNKRWRWPLAIQKIRLLFSRFNWRKGRWKYEGIATEDYRDVEGSCNQEKRGKKKSRTKASGTRNSDFCKKLKCFLKKISTACQCKNGEC, from the exons ATGATGCCAGACGAGGGAGGTGTTATCATCAGTGTCTACATGGAAACATCATCAAAGCTAGGATCCCAACAAAATAATGATCATCATGATCACATCAAGAAATTCAATCCAAACGCGTTTTCTGGTTTTAAAACTCGCATTTTCAGAACTCAACGGGGATATGATCGTCGGGCACAGCTCATTGCTTATGCTCAGGAGCTGAGGCGTGGCAATGCACAGCAAATTCAGTGGCCCTCAGAAAATGCAAAGACCAAAAACAAG AGGTGGAGATGGCCGCTGGCTATTCAGAAGATAAGACTACTGTTTTCAAGATTTAATTGGAGAAAAGGGAGATGGAAGTACGAGGGAATTGCAACTGAAGATTATAGAGATGTTGAAGGATCATGCAATCAAGAAAAGAGGGGGAAGAAAAAGTCGAGAACTAAAGCTAGTGGCACAAGGAATTCTGATTTTTGT aAGAAATTGAAGTGTTTCTTGAAGAAGATATCCACAGCCTGCCAATGCAAAAATGGAGAATGCTGA
- the LOC140971640 gene encoding uncharacterized protein yields the protein MAKSKQLRRKSGPRQHAVGLHKLSSRHAKVFGDPRHKKRDVKASEKKEWEDAVCAVCMDFPHNAVLLLCSSYEKGCRAYMCATSHRYSNCLEQYRKAYTKVSLTKSTESSLWSIDGTEFSERSGLHNGKKETSELLCPLCRGLVKGWTVVEPARRYLNKKKRTCMQDKCSFLGTYKELRKHVKSEHPLSRPRDVDPSRAEKWKELENERDLNDVFSTIRSTIPGAIVIGDYVIERRGYRNFSTDYSENDYLGDSLFSFPAYGRRWNSPRLSPNNFDGDYDSLDDVEFGGHRVRGSTASRSMGSNASRIRRPRARFFVGRQAERHRTGRSRTESLIDRSSTTDMIISSGP from the exons ATGGCAAAATCCAAGCAGCTGCGGAGGAAATCTGGTCCTCGACAGCATGCAGTTGGCCTGCACAAGTTATCATCTCGGCATGCAAAGGTCTTTGGAGATCCCCGCCATAAGAAGAGAGATGTAAAAGCCTCAGAAAAGAAAGAGTGGGAAGATGCAGTTTGTGCGGTTTGTATGGACTTTCCTCACAACGCTGTGCTATTGCTTTGTTCCTCGTATGAGAAGGGTTGTCGTGCTTACATGTGTGCTACTAGCCATCGATATTCGAACTGTCTTGAGCAGTACAGGAAAGCCTACACTAAAGTCTCCTTAACGAAGAGCACAGAATCATCGCTATGGTCGATTGATGGCACAGAATTTTCTGAACGATCGGGTTTGCATAACGGGAAGAAGGAAACATCTGAGCTTTTATGCCCACTTTGCCGTGGGCTAGTGAAAGGTTGGACTGTGGTGGAACCTGCTCGTAGGTATCTTAACAAGAAGAAACGGACCTGCATGCAGGACAAGTGCTCGTTTCTTGGAACCTATAAGGAGCTTAGGAAACATGTTAAGTCAGAGCACCCTCTGTCACGCCCTCGAGATGTAGACCCTTCACGTGCAGAGAAATGGAAGGAACTTGAGAATGAGAGAGATTTAAACGATGTGTTCAGCACAATCAGATCAACCATTCCTGGGGCAATCGTCATTGGCGATTACGTGATAGAGAGGAGGGGATATCGCAACTTTTCTACGGATTATAGTGAGAATGACTATTTGGGAGATTCTCTCTTTAGCTTCCCGGCATATGGTCGGCGTTGGAATAGTCCTCGGTTATCTCCTAATAATTTTGATGGGGATTATGACTCTTTGGATGATGTAGAGTTTGGTGGGCATCGAGTTCGAGGTTCCACCGCATCTAGAAGCATGGGAAGCAATGCCTCCCGAATTAGGCGGCCTCGTGCCAGGTTTTTTGTTGGGAGGCAAGCAGAAAGGCATAGAACTGGCAG GTCTAGGACCGAGTCTTTGATCGATCGCTCATCAACGACCGATATGATAATATCCTCGGGACCATGA
- the LOC140971643 gene encoding mitogen-activated protein kinase kinase kinase 1-like has protein sequence MQRFPKIFAHNSDRLKTDKSCSSSSSSSSPSRQAAKPRRRLDRCNASKNISYELSPSSSSSSSYSVEESVRSRTRYLLGDEKSFRVDGNDGEIDVLCKTLGFSGIDDFAIPSEEYKAMKVRTSYAPVVFNQIFEVNYDNYAKLYGGVGGSGIIDVSDQQVGGNQVCFGFSESDNGVMSKKFEESRHFCDVDGSRVHVFDKGARALLGATSSGSDFISCDNSSGRFDRFRGNGIKGMRPPVLAPPSSMLRAFTMDTDASVSMFESGFSPEENVEEEDCQKRDEEVGMGRVMVMKDNSALSESCSFTTFSNDDDTSSTTTEPISSISPDGALRRTIMGWQKGELLGSGSFGSVYEGIADDGFFFAVKEVSLLDQGEEGKQRIIQLEQEIALLSQFEHENIVRYYGTKRDESNLYIFLELVNQGSLLSLYQKYNLRDTQVSTYTRQILHGLNYLHERNVVHRDIKCSNILVDTNGLVKLADFGLAKATKLNDLKSCKGTAFWMAPEVVRSLGYGLSADIWSLGCTVLEMLTGRFPYSHLEWMSALFRIGKGERPRIPNSLSRDARDFILKCLQVDPSSRPTAGQLLDHPFVKQPLPPYSGSVSPHAFSRQI, from the exons ATGCAACGGTTCCCCAAAATTTTCGCTCATAATTCTGACCGCCTGAAAACTGATAAGAGTTGCAGCTCCAGCTCCAGCTCCTCCAGCCCCAGCCGCCAAGCCGCCAAGCCGAGGCGAAGGTTGGATCGGTGCAACGCCTCGAAAAACATCAGCTATGAGCTCTCTCCTAGTTCATCATCATCTTCGTCGTACTCGGTGGAGGAATCTGTTCGCTCGCGCACGCGTTATTTATTAGGCGATGAGAAAAGCTTTAGAGTTGATGGAAATGATGGTGAGATAGATGTTCTTTGCAAAACCTTAGGATTTTCTGGTATAGATGACTTCGCTATACCTTCCGAGGAGTACAAGGCAATGAAAGTGAGAACTTCCTATGCTCCTGTTGTATTTAATCAGATATTTGAGGTCAATTATGACAATTACGCTAAACTTTACGGTGGTGTTGGTGGTTCTGGTATTATTGATGTGAGCGATCAACAAGTTGGGGGTAACCAAGTTTGTTTTGGATTTTCAGAAAGTGATAATGGTGTAATGAGCAAGAAATTTGAGGAAAGTCGACATTTTTGTGATGTGGATGGAAGTAGGGTTCATGTTTTTGATAAGGGTGCCCGTGCGTTGTTGGGGGCTACGTCAAGTGGAAGTGATTTTATTTCGTGTGATAATTCAAGTGGTAGGTTTGATAGATTCCGTGGAAACGGTATCAAGGGTATGCGACCCCCGGTTTTAGCGCCACCATCATCTATGTTGAGAGCTTTCACGATGGATACTGATGCAAGTGTTTCAATGTTTGAGAGTGGGTTTTCTCCAGAAGAAAATGTGGAAGAAGAAGATTGTCAAAAGAGAGACGAGGAAGTTGGGATGGGAAGGGTGATGGTAATGAAAGACAACAGTGCGCTCTCCGAATCATGTTCATTCACCACATTTTCAAACGATGATGATACTTCAAGTACCACAACTGAACCGATATCAAGTATTTCACCTGATGGGGCATTAAGACGAACTATTATGGGGTGGCAGAAGGGTGAGCTCTTGGGTAGTGGCTCCTTTGGATCTGTTTATGAGGGAATAGCTGA TGATGGATTCTTTTTTGCTGTGAAGGAAGTATCTTTGCTTGATCAAGGAGAGGAGGGAAAGCAACGAATTATCCAACTCGAACAG GAAATTGCTCTTCTAAGTCAGTTTGAGCATGAGAATATAGTTCGGTACTATGGTACGAAGAGG GATGAATCGAACCTTTATATTTTTCTTGAGCTTGTTAACCAAGGTTCTCTTTTGAGCCTCTACCAGAAGTATAACCTCCGGGATACCCAGGTCTCCACTTACACCAGGCAAATTTTACATGGTTTGAATTACCTACATGAAAGAAATGTGGTACACAG AGATATTAAATGTTCAAATATATTGGTGGACACAAATGGTCTGGTTAAACTTGCAGATTTTGGGCTTGCGAAG GCCACCAAGTTGAATGACTTGAAATCTTGCAAGGGAACTGCATTCTGGATGGCTCCTGAG GTTGTTAGGAGCCTAGGTTATGGTCTATCTGCTGATATATGGAGTCTTGGATGTACTGTCTTGGAGATGCTAACTGGGCGCTTCCCGTACTCTCACTTGGAATGG ATGTCGGCATTATTTCGAATAGGAAAGGGTGAGAGACCACGTATTCCTAACTCCCTCTCCAGAGATGCTCGGGATTTTATACTTAAATGCCTGCAAGTAGACCCAAGTTCACGGCCAACAGCCGGTCAGCTCTTGGATCACCCATTTGTGAAACAACCGCTGCCACCATATTCAGGCTCAGTATCTCCTCACGCTTTCAGTCGTCAAATATAA
- the LOC140971644 gene encoding uncharacterized protein has product MDLIELLAIFGPGISGAVFGVGWWFWVDAVVCSAVKVPFVHYLPGIFASLAALMFNCVKKEDIDYSPYDEGEWRLKLWLFIAYVVSFVSLAASVGLLIQDAMVTTGPSSWTGVAGVLQCVCVLVSGLIYWISHSE; this is encoded by the exons ATGGATTTAATAGAGCTGTTAGCCATCTTCGGACCCGGAATCTCTGGCGCGGTATTCGGAGTCGGCTGGTGGTTTTGGGTTGACGCTGTCGTTTGTAGCGCCGTCAAGGTTCCTTTCGTTCACTATCTTCCAG GAATTTTTGCATCTTTGGCTGCTCTTATGTTTAATTGCGTGAAGAAAGAGGATATTGATTACTCGCCCTACGATGAAGGAGAGTGGAG GTTGAAACTTTGGCTTTTTATTGCATATGTTGTATCTTTTGTCTCTTTGGCTGCATCAGTTGGCCTATTGATACAAGATGCAATGGTGACAACCGGTCCTTCATCATGGACAGGCGTTGCAGGTGTGCTTCAATGTGTGTGCGTCCTAGTCAG CGGGCTGATTTATTGGATCTCTCATTCGGAATAA